The genomic region TTCGGACACAATGCTCGAGTTGACCAAACGGTGAGATTGACAATAAATAgttccaaaacattttgaatgctTTGACCGGATGGACGTACTGACGGTTAATCCGGACATAACTCTTGATTGCAAGTGAGTGTTTGACCAAACAGACAGATGGacaatgaattgtttcaaaacattgtaaatGATTTGATCGGATGGACGCACGGACGGTTAATCCGGACACAACGCTTGATTGCGAATGAGTGCTTGACCTAATAGACAGATGGACAATGAATTGTTGCAAAACATTGTGAATGATTTGatcggatggacggacggacggacggttaATCCGGACACAACGCTTGATTGCGAATGAGTGTTTGACCAAATAGACAGATGgacaatattttcaaagctttgaccggacggacggacaggcGGACGATGGACCGTGGGAGGTATATAATGACTTCGAAAAAAGATTCATCAACTAGATACCCGTACCGCGACGCACCGAAGCGTACCGGAAATAGCCAAGGGGCCTCCGATCAACCAGTGTCACATGTCTCATCGGCCGTGTGAGAAATCGTTGTTTTCAAATCTAATGACAATCTccaaacttttgttttgtggGAAGCATAATTATCTTACTTGCCAAAAACTCATTTTCATACCTTTCTTAAGATAGACCGGTAATGACTTCTGATCATTTGGATATAAGCAGAGACACAACGCGATACGTAaatgtgaaattaaaatgaGAGCTATTCTcgagtgaaaataaatgtgaatgaTGTCATCGGATATGAGTGCTGTTAATTTTTCTTGTattaatttattgcttattggaagtaaattgtgtttatttatacttattttgcAACCATTTGCTGTGGATTTAAAAACTACCGGTAAGGAATGATACTGTTGTCATGGTAACACTCGTTACAAATGTTGTCTCCAGCTTATGATATTGTGTGCATTTTGTGAGCTTTCGGCACTATGTAGCGGATATTTAAACATTTCGTTTAAAACACGTGTATTTTATGTAGATTTTTAGTTGACTTGCACTGTTGTTGTCACTTTTCATCACAACCTCGGACATCATTCAAATGTGGctattttatatgtattgttattattttttgagtctatattttttatttcttgcaCTTATTTGTCATATGATAGAAACTATCATTTATAGACTCATTTTGTCCGTCATACTGTTGTCATGCACCTGTTATGTCTAAGTTGTACCGTTTATGCAAATTAGAAATGTTTACTTATTCAAAATGCTCCAGTTTTTAAAACACTTGAGTATAGTACTGCCAGCTGGGGCATACCTAGACATGCATGTATTACTAAAGGCTTGGACATTCGGATCAATTTAGTCACTCAAAAATGGCAAATGCTGTAAAATCAAAATTCGAAGATGGTGtattaacatgaaatattttactagATTCATTCTAATTTCACTGAACATCGATGTTTAGAAAGCTTGAAATGGTTCTTTCATTACCGTATTACTCATTCAAATTTTAAGGGAGGGACACGCTTCCAACTCCCACTTCATCTAACATTTTGAGACTAAACTAATGGCGGACCTTCATATGCCCATGTTTCACTCAAGTACTCCGTCGAATAATTTATAACGCATCATGTACGCCCCTGAACTTGTATGATAAACATGTGACACAGCaaatatcaaaaaagaaaataaacaataaacaacttaAGCGCAGACGAAACCTTATACTGCTGTATTACAGCTCTCAAAATGATGCATAAGTTTAACATTCTATTCAGAATATAAACTGTATTTCACGTGCCAAACACTTTCTATATTCCTATATCGCAATCAGCATTTATGCCTTCAAAGGCATGCCTCATATTTTTTGAGCTTATACTATTTGACTCTTCTCATTTCCCATGCATCAATCccactttttatttcagtgttacCTATAGACGGTGGATGGTCTCAATGGAGTTCCTGGTCCAACTGCTCGAGCACGTGCGGCCACGGCGAGCGCACGCGCTACCGAATGTGCGACTCCCCAACCCCCAACTTCGGTGGCGCCTTCTGCCAGGGAGAGAGCGTCCAGCGGCGACCGTGTAGCAACTTTTGTCCAGGTAAGAAAAGCGGGGATTTTACTATAAGCAATATGTGTTGCAATTtaattgtcatagcctttgtgCCGTCGTTGTTTTCAAAGTCATTGATCTTTTGACTTCATGCAAAAACCATCATAAATCGTGAAAGAGTGAGACAACTTACACGTAAGGGTTATAAATCTTGGTAAATTCATGCACAATTTGATATGTTGGGTTATGTCCCTTGCAAAGACCGAAATGGATGCAGAAGGCGAGTAAATAGTATTTAACTAAAAGGCGCGTAATATACTgcattaaaattagaaaaattaaaataatgtttttgcatAAACCTATATTGCGCGCCTTTTAGTTAAATTACTATTTACGAGGATTATCCCGAGCTTACCGGAGACAGCCGAGTAGTTACGATAAAAATTTGCTCCTTTCGAGAAAAGCCTTGTTTATTGGTACAGACGTcgtaaatttgtaaaaagacaGATGATATTCTCCTGAAAATGATTCTTACgggaatatttttatttgttttgcctcagaaatacataatttatttgcaataatgtcttcttaaatcatattaatgtaCGCATTATTAAAATAACGAAAGACAGTGAGGAGTTGCTTCGAATTAGTACAGGCTTCTCTTTTAAAACTTGTTAAATGATCGTAAAACATGTCTCTATGTAGTTATGTATTTAACAGATTCCATCCCATACACACCTCTGCATGCCCCGCGGGTGAGCATAGAATGTGCCTGTGGATGCCGGATGTTAGGCGGCCAGGGTGAGGTGGTGGCTAGCGGCCGCTGCACCGGAAATTCCGTGTGGATTCTCTCCGCACCTGAAGGACACGTGATCACTCTGTGGTTCACGTTTATTGATCTTTACGAGGGGCAGTGGGTCAAAGTCCGAAATGGAGCCTCCTCATCCGCGGACCTCTTGGCGttcacggacggacggacgaaggTCGAGAGGGTCTCTACTTCCGATCATCAAATGTTGGTGGAGTTTTACAGTCCACCAGGAGAGGACGGAGTGTCGGTCTATTCTCAGAAAGCTACAAAGcccatacatgtacatggcTTCATCGCAAAGTTTGAATCCAATGGTAAGATTTTATAGAAACTGCAAATATATTTGATGACTGGGAAATGAAACAAACCATTcagagctcctcggccattttatcgttGTTTTCGATTagaatgaccgaggagttccgaatggaaataaacaacacaCGCGAAAATAGTCAATTTCCTGGTAgtaattttaagtgataaaatCACTAGGGTATTGCAGAAAGTGTCATATCTATCAAAATTACACCAACTTTAAAGTTGGCTCTTGACTTTGTTAGAACAATAGGGTTTCATACTAATGCAGCATGGTGATACCAATTTGTCTCTGTCAACAAATAATCTATTTAGATagaaaactttttattattttcttgtgCAAGTTTTACCTGAAATCCGTTGATCAGCTTCTATCTCAATCTTGGTAAACATTTACTGGTCACCCACTTTAGTGATTAGCATTGACAAAAATAACGTAAGTTGTGTATTTTGTATGATGTTAATGGCGAATCAAATCTCAATTTTGTTTCTTGTAGAATCCACAGCCGCTTCGGTTTCGCCGGTCGTCGTTGCTCCGGTTGTGAGCGAAGCCCCGCCGTCGATTTGGGAAAGCACCGTCACCATCGTCGGCATTTCGTTGTGTGGCCTCGTCGTTGTCACCGCCATCATTTTCGTCATTTACCATCGCGCTTGCCATAGTCGTTTGCATAAATACGCCATGGCGGCTCACGAGGAAAGCCCACGGCGCATGTGCAAGAGTACGAGCATGCGCAGTACGCCTAGTCATGAAAGCGGGAATCATGGGATTGAAATCGAGCACGACATGGAAACGCCATTGACTGGTATGCCTCcgaatattgataataaaaagcGCGCAAAGACGCCCGGTGGTCATTCCAATAGATCCAAAGGATCATTGGCTAGTGTTCATTCACACCACGCTAAAACTTGTAAAGCGGAAGTTGAAATTGACAGAGAATTTCGCCGCCCTAGTGCAATACATTCACATAGAGATTATATGCAAGTGCCACAGGACGCTAGCCCCAGACGGACCCCTCGCAACCACGAGTTAGTTCAAGCTGGGGACCATAATAATATGAGTTTGTTTAAAACTAGTCCTCTTGTGAAAACAAAAGTGCCAAGATCTCCCAAAATCCATCCATCTCCTAAACTTAAATCACATATTCATTCACGGACTCATTCGCCGTGTGACAATAATCAAAAATCATCAGTTCCGTTGATACCAAAACGTTTAGACAGCTTAGGGTCAGACCCAAATCAAAGGGTTGTAATGGGGTCAGACTATACGCCCACAAATAGTGTTAAATCTCCTCCGTCGGATTCGTCAAAACACGATTGTCCGACGCCGACTAACatcaattttaatacattaaataaaccTCATTCGCATGGCGGTGGCACGCCTACGTCACACGATATCAAATTAAATCAACTTAATCGATTACCTGACGATAGTGAAAGAAACGGCGCTTCTGGAAAGTCTGATAACTCCACAAACGCCGACAATAACGTTACGTCCCTCGCGACGACGTCGTTCATAGAAAACAGCACCAAACCACGACGTCCGACGTCACTTACAGAGAGCTACAGTAAAATGAGTCTGGCGTCAATTCACAGCAAGGCAAGTGTAGAAGGTTCGAAAGAAAAGACTTCAGTGACGTCGAGTGACGACAGACAAAACATCTTACCAAAACCAGACGGACAAAGCCCAAAGTCTCAGCGTCTGGATTTAATAAAGGTTAAATCTCATCCTTCGTCACCGTCCAAAACGTCAAAAACGTCAACGCCGTTAAGTGCAAAAAGCTTACGTAGTGATCGGACTGACGTCAGTGGAACAACGAAATCTCCGGCACGTAGTATTAATACGCCTTCTGACGTTATAGAACTTGAATATGACGACTTCATTGATATGGATGATACATACTCATATTTCGATCCCGTAGAAACGGAAAAGTTGACGTGGCATGGCGTCGAACGTGTAAAAGGAAACACTCCCAAATAAAAGTACATCTAAAAAAAACAGAGTTATAATATACAGTAAAAGATAGGTCTGAGAATTATAGTTAAAGCTAGCTTTTCAAAATCTTAGTTAAAGTGAGCTCTGCAATGTCTTAGTAAAAGCTAGCTTTACAAAATCTTAGTAAAAGTAAGCTCTGCAATGTCTTAGTAAAAGCTAGCTTTACAAAATCTTAGTAAAAGTAAGCTCTGCCATGTCTTAGTAAAAGCTAGTTCTACAAAATCTTAGTCAAGTAAGCCCTATAAAATCAAAGTAAAAGCTAGCTCTTCATAATCTTAGTAAAAGCTAGCTCTGTTAAATTCTACTAAAAGCAAGTTCTACAAAATCTTAGTAAAAGCTAGCTTTACAAAATCAAAGCAAAAGCTAGCTCTACAAAATCTTAGTAAAAGTGAGTTTTacaaaagttattaataaagtaaaagtttgacctacaaaatatatttttattaagtcttgtgttctttttctatttttgttttttgttcgtAAAGAGCctggaaattattattttaatgaaaatacataatttatttatagtttctttaatatttatcaTGATTATACACCATCATAAGCAATctgaacacctcggccattatccaatagtctcgaagcttgccggagattgccgagttgttacgattaaATCACAGGTTGTATCCATTTAATACGTCATTTCCGGTGATCTCTAAAATGTCAAGTTAGTGTCTTCGTTActtatttatcatatattgtgaaacttgttgttttaaataaatgttgaaaacatttgtgtgtgagtgtacaatatatatgcatttacctatggtggctgatttctgccatttcgtGTTTTTATGAAAGGCCATACCGAATTGATTTTATGTTAAGCGTTAACCCACGAgtagtctaaaatattagacgtgttatacgggattcttccaatccctaacgtctaaacgggaatgtgcaaaaaacgggggtgttttaaaaatattgaaattgttttaagtgaagtattttatggttgaaattgatcataaagagttatattcatattttgccatgtaagtgaaatgctgTTTTGCACTAAACacacatttaatgcattaaaacaagttgtttacctttccaataaaacgaaagttgactgacacagaaaacaattatgcgaaggggaacaactcgatacaatcgtaataactcggcctcctccgacaaagcttcgagatagacctcgttatacaatcgtaacaactcggccatggccgaaatgttccgagcgatttaaaactgtgccctgaagccttgcaggtgcccttcatgtattatatatatcgttatgttttgacagaattaaatgaagaaaagccgtcaaactcataattataagttgggtatttattttttgtgtacggaactaatataaaataacattatctggtaatatttcttgtttttatgatattttatagacgctatatgctttaacccggaatcctgatcggaacaactacccgcttttgatactaaacaatttgtacgtgaaggatttgccatatcaaaaatctaaaaaaaatccgtcaacgtacaattatttggactaaccCATGAGTAGCCCATAATATTACTTTAAGTTGTGACAATCAAAATACTATCAAGAACATCTTAGGaacatgcaccagtcaattagtaaccagccccccccccccccacccccagatccggagaatagcggggactttgactttcggtccagccaatcccaggtaattTTAATCTCCGTCCTGCGGGAACAaactgctggttaaatccccgccaaatgcccccgcacacCAGGATACCTAGGTCatgcccattccccgctattttcggagcaaaaacaaaaccaccgcattcactcgtcATTGCGGGCCACGTAAGAGGTGGAAATACGGCCCATTCCACTCGCTATCCCCGGTGTACCCCCGGACTTGTGgaaccgtggttacaattgactggtacattaatccaaataattgtacgcggacggatttttttacgatGTTTTATAAGACAAATCATTCCTTAAGGGATTTAAAGAATCCAGATTTgaacgtctattattttagacaacGTCAACATTTAGTACAAAAGCCTATCTAGATATCctgaacaaacaaaataatcccCGAGAAGAAAAGAACACTGAATGATTGACATTCTCAGTAGAATATAGACACCAGAGCTTCCTTAGTCCATTCTGGACCATTCTTAATTGTTAGTTTACTTAGATTCCCACTGCAAAACGAGTtcaattaaaactttatttaaagtgaaactcttattcaaaatcaatacatgcaaatatataacattcataaattttgagtgctaaacctttaactacttcctaaatTATGCActtatggaaattattaattactggtaacactattgtaaccgtgtatttaatagctgaaaacgcaaaaatattaaataattggtgagtggtaaaagatttactgcgattaACTATCGGCTCACAATGCAGAAATACcctgttttctgcacctttctttaaaattaaactcggtatcctttctaaaaaaacattgttttcgacatttattaatcttttttggtatattaaaacaattatattaacatttggtgaatcttatttgggagtaagagtgcatctttaaagtgacactcttaaaACActcacatgtataataaacataattttaataataaacctttaactacttactaaataatgcatttatgattttttttaattactgataacaagattgtaaccgtgtatttaatagctgaaaatgctaaaatagtaaatgattggtgagtgctaaaagatttactgtgatcttcttgagtctcgtaaggtagaaataccatgtccTCTGCACCTTTCTtgcaaattaaacacggtatcattcataagaaccatcGTTTTCGACATTTTTACATCCTTTTTGGtgtatcaaaacaattgtattaattgtggtaaatcttatttgggagtaagagtgcatctttaagtgtgTTGATCAAGGGAATCACCCAgaatgcatcattttctgatattaAATGCCAAGAATACTAGTACAAAGTATATTGTTTGCACGTGTGTACCTTAGTCGGAATTATAATTTAGGGAATTAAAAATATTCGGCAAGATCGTTGATcatctaaaatgaaatatatttttcgatcTGGATGCCAAAATCATATCCGTCCACAGACGCTTAACTTAGAAAACGGGTTGGTAAGACCTAAGTATTGAGAATAAAATAGagtgttatgcaccagtcaattgtaaccacagcccccccaggtccgggggtataccggggattgCCGGGGAAATGGCCGTGTTTAAACTTTCCAGGTGGTCCCGCAGTACCGGGTGACTCCGGTGGtattgtcttcgcgcaaaatagtGCAgaggcatttggcggggattttaccattagTTCGTCCCTGCAGAGCAGAGATTTTACCCGGTCTTGGCTAGACCGatagtcaaagtccccgcttttccccggacctggggggcagtggttacaactGACAAGGTGAAAAtaccattattttatttgtattaaggCTGGCCAACTTCGACTCGCGTATGTCTCTCAAAACGAccaaaataagaatattttccCAGAAACTCATTCACCAATGTGTCTTGCATACGCAAAGTAGAGTGTGGTCAAAACGAGTATTGTGACgtcatgttctttttttaatggacgTTCGTTGTGTAGTGAATTTAATCTATGATTGTGACGTTATTTTTCTGACGTCATTCACGTTGAAAATGAGTCTATCGCTAAGGACATCTTAAAGTAAGGAGACAGCCACATGGCCGGTTGAAGTAAAGGAAGGAGTCATGTCGGGGTCGGCGGGACAGCCGGGGAAGTCCGCCTTTCGGAAGGGGTCCGCCAAAGGGTAAGTTTCGATGCCTTAACTCTGGAAAT from Mya arenaria isolate MELC-2E11 chromosome 3, ASM2691426v1 harbors:
- the LOC128226080 gene encoding uncharacterized protein LOC128226080 → MCRLHFWKQLTILWMFPILGGCSYQLSVPGEYTALSGDLLISYGIPEGNQLPSAFVRLYLLGETANVEITNLQIGQGYPRGVLKITCGIIEVAGKYEFRMYMHEESRVLVRALVVVRWPEVAIRLPLTHVAQSTSVRVHISSDAVCNPLLKKFSFSLELEFAKNSSSISVSGKDHVTYSQSFTEVAKDDNLIDFSCNLFEQIGIYRVSLTSSYSAISVVARSNSMLATSNPKFFIRIYKDTIFPCSTGSDLTIDYGLGQCPSAPGSNRLRVYKLVRTAASMASPINKMYIREIILNADSTRLNERCSGYHTEAAGYCFQLVTLMGGGVVVNQTEVCKSAHPDSVLPIDGGWSQWSSWSNCSSTCGHGERTRYRMCDSPTPNFGGAFCQGESVQRRPCSNFCPDSIPYTPLHAPRVSIECACGCRMLGGQGEVVASGRCTGNSVWILSAPEGHVITLWFTFIDLYEGQWVKVRNGASSSADLLAFTDGRTKVERVSTSDHQMLVEFYSPPGEDGVSVYSQKATKPIHVHGFIAKFESNESTAASVSPVVVAPVVSEAPPSIWESTVTIVGISLCGLVVVTAIIFVIYHRACHSRLHKYAMAAHEESPRRMCKSTSMRSTPSHESGNHGIEIEHDMETPLTGMPPNIDNKKRAKTPGGHSNRSKGSLASVHSHHAKTCKAEVEIDREFRRPSAIHSHRDYMQVPQDASPRRTPRNHELVQAGDHNNMSLFKTSPLVKTKVPRSPKIHPSPKLKSHIHSRTHSPCDNNQKSSVPLIPKRLDSLGSDPNQRVVMGSDYTPTNSVKSPPSDSSKHDCPTPTNINFNTLNKPHSHGGGTPTSHDIKLNQLNRLPDDSERNGASGKSDNSTNADNNVTSLATTSFIENSTKPRRPTSLTESYSKMSLASIHSKASVEGSKEKTSVTSSDDRQNILPKPDGQSPKSQRLDLIKVKSHPSSPSKTSKTSTPLSAKSLRSDRTDVSGTTKSPARSINTPSDVIELEYDDFIDMDDTYSYFDPVETEKLTWHGVERVKGNTPK